The nucleotide sequence GGGACGAGGCCCACAGATTCGTAATCACTTTCCAGAGAAAAAGAAGGGAAACCAAAACCATCAGAAGCGTTCTGGATTCAATCCAGGGCATTGGTGGTAAAAGAAAACAGACCCTGCTCAGGCATTTCAAAAGTATTGAAGGAATTGCTTCTGCTGAAATATCAGAAATTGCGGCTTTGCCTGGAATGAACGCTAAAAATGCCGAGTCTTTGAAGACTGCCCTTAAGTTGCTTGGGTTTGGAGAATAGGCAAAAATGCCGGGTCACTTATATCTGGTTCTTTTTTAGTAAGGTTATGATAAGTGGTCGGTTTTGATTGGACAGATTTTCTGAAAATATAAGTGAAAATCCTATCAACAAATCCTTATATAATTTTGACCTCTGTGTCTCATATTTTTAATAAAAGCTTCAAGCGGCGATTGGAATTTCCAGACCTTCAAAATATGTTTTATCAGGCGTATTATTCTTAAAGCTCTGGTGAGGCCTTTTTGTGTTGTAGAACCTCAGATAATCGCCAATTTTGTGTCTCGCTTCTGACATGCTTCCATAGGCC is from Desulforegula conservatrix Mb1Pa and encodes:
- a CDS encoding integrase core domain-containing protein, giving the protein MSEARHKIGDYLRFYNTKRPHQSFKNNTPDKTYFEGLEIPIAA